The following are encoded together in the Panthera leo isolate Ple1 chromosome B4, P.leo_Ple1_pat1.1, whole genome shotgun sequence genome:
- the LOC122224281 gene encoding histone H4, with the protein MSGRGKGGKGLGKGGAKRHRKVLRDNIQGITKPAIRRLARRGGVKRISGLIYEETRGVLKVFLENVIRDAVTYTEHAKRKTVTAMDVVYALKRQGRTLYGFGG; encoded by the coding sequence ATGTCTGGTCGCGGGAAAGGCGGCAAAGGGCTGGGAAAAGGAGGAGCCAAGCGCCACCGGAAGGTCTTACGGGACAACATCCAGGGTATTACGAAGCCCGCCATCCGCCGGCTGGCCCGCCGAGGGGGTGTCAAGCGCATTTCGGGACTCATCTATGAGGAGACCCGGGGAGTGCTTAAAGTATTTCTGGAGAACGTGATCCGCGATGCAGTGACTTACACGGAGCACGCCAAGCGCAAGACAGTCACGGCAATGGACGTGGTGTACGCGTTGAAACGCCAGGGCCGCACGTTGTATGGCTTCGGGGGCTGA
- the LOC122224280 gene encoding histone H2A.J has protein sequence MSGRGKQGGKVRAKAKSRSSRAGLQFPVGRVHRLLRKGNYAERVGAGAPVYLAAVLEYLTAEILELAGNAARDNKKTRIIPRHLQLAIRNDEELNKLLGKVTIAQGGVLPNIQAVLLPKKTESQKAKSK, from the coding sequence ATGTCTGGTCGTGGAAAGCAGGGCGGCAAAGTGCGGGCAAAGGCCAAATCTCGGTCCTCCCGCGCGGGCCTCCAGTTCCCGGTCGGTCGAGTACACAGACTGCTGCGCAAAGGTAACTACGCGGAGCGAGTAGGCGCTGGGGCGCCCGTGTACCTGGCGGCGGTGTTGGAGTACTTGACAGCGGAGATCCTGGAGTTGGCTGGCAATGCCGCTCGTGACAACAAGAAGACCAGAATAATCCCTCGCCACCTGCAACTCGCCATCCGCAACGACGAGGAGCTAAACAAGCTGTTGGGGAAAGTCACCATTGCTCAGGGCGGCGTCCTGCCCAACATCCAGGCCGTGCTGCTGCCCAAGAAGACGGAGAGTCAAAAGGCGAAGAGCAAGTGA